Genomic window (Phragmites australis chromosome 5, lpPhrAust1.1, whole genome shotgun sequence):
CAGTAGGCGTTGCTcatagaagacttggctaagttTCTAGTAGTTATGCTTAGGGTTCTTGAAGGGATCACACGTTTTGTTGCTTAGGTATGATAGGTGCATCGTCCTCTGAAATGTCATGTAGTTCTGATCTCTGCATTGTTTCTTCAAAACAGACAACTGGAGTGTGAAGGCCATTAGGAGGAAGACTACTGGCACAGGGAGGATGAGGTACCTTCGCCATGTGCCCCGGAGGTTCAAAAGCAACTTCAGAGAGGGTAATTTTGTGCTCTCTCTTCTTGTTATGTCGTGAGATCCATTGATTCCTGATGTTATTGTGCTAAACTGTTGCCTTGCAAATACGCAGGAACTGAGGCTGTATCAAGGAAGGGAGCTGCTGCTGGCGCCAACTAGATGTGCTCTCCTCTCTTATCTGAAACGGAGCTGTGGGTCATGAAACTAGTGTTTTTGCTGTTTTCACTGAAATTCGATGCTCCTGAGTTGAGAAGCAAACGATGCATGGTTATGTTATTTCACATCCAGGATCTTAATCctacatttttttaatgttgAATCGTGCTAGATTGTTTTTGTCTGTCCCGAGTATTAAAATCTACAGTTTTTCACCCTATTTACAGCTGCTTTTGTGATGTGTGACGGTCGCGACCTAAATGAGGCTATGATTCCGGTGAATGAATGTTTTTAGGTGCGTGTTTGTGACTGCGAGAATGTGCAGTTGTAAGTGGCATTCGGGCTCTACGTTCCGGTGAAGTGCTAGTGTGTTTGATGAATTGGCTGAAAGGGTTACAACCTGTGCTTGTTAAACTCGTCCTTGGGCAGCATCGTTCAGTTCGCCGGCCGGCGGCCTGGTAGGATGCAGCTTATCTTATGCCCACCCCGCCGCCATGCTCCTCGGCGTAGAGGGGCTCCGGCGGACGTGGGAGGTTGGCTGCTGATGCACGCGCGCCTGTACCTGCATCTGTTGCGTAAACTGGTCGGAAGCACGCCGTCGAATTCCTGCCTGGAAGAACACCCCAAATATACACGCTGCAACGCTAAACTTGCCTTGACCTTCCGCCTTTAACTTCCCTCCTCTTGACGCCCACGCCTTTTAGTTTCTGTTGTTCTTGTCCGTCTCGTTCGACGTTTCGATCTCTAGCCGGCGCGATGTCGCTGGGCGGAGGGCACGACGACGACTGCTCGATGTCGCCGCCGAGGCCGCCGTCCCCGTTCCACCTGCTGGAGGTCACCGTCATCTCCGCGCAGGACCTGCACCACCGCCGACTCGGCCGCCGGGTGCGCGCGTACGCCGTGGCGTGGGCCGACCAGGCGCATAATAAGCTGCGCACCGGCGTGGACcgcgccggcggcgccgtcCCTACGTGGAATGACAGGTTCCTGTTTCGCGTCAACGACGCGTTCCTGCGGTCCGACACGGCCGCCGTCACCGTGGAGGTGCGCGGCGCACGGAGCCTCGGCGCTGACCCCGTCCTCGGCTTCACGAGGATCGTGGTGAGCACGTTCGTGCGCCACACAGGAGCGGTCGTTCCCACCCACGGCCGGCAGGTGGCAGCGCTGCAGCTCCGGCGGCCGCGGTCCCTGCGGCCGCAGGGCATCGTGAACGTGGCGGTGACGCTGCTGGACGCCACCCACGCGGCGCGCACCGTGCCGCTCTACGACGCGCCGGACTCGCCCGACGCGTTCGCCGTGAAGGACCTCGTGATGCAGAGACCAGCGTCGCTGTGCAAGATCGCCGAGGACAAGAGCGAGCCGGACGGCGAGGAGCAAAAGCCGGCGTTCGTTGATCACTCCGGGCGGCTGGACCCCAGGAGCGCCGCCGTCGAGCAGAGGAAGCTGGAGCTGACGCTCGAGAAGTGGAGGGCGGACCTGTCGCCGGGCCGTAGGGAGgaccgccgcggcggcgcccgGAGGCGCGGGCGGGTATCGTGCTTCCGCGGCAGCGGCGAGTGGGACAGGTAACATCGATCGTCCAGGCTCTGGAACTGGAAGGCTCACGACGCGCGTGGATGACGATAATGCATGAACTGCATGGAAACGGCGCGGCAGGATGCACATGATACGTTGCACGAGACCAGTTTTACCGCGATTGCCTCAGATTGATTAGGTTTATTCGATTTCTTCTTGTTATCGAAGGGTGTTCATTCCATAGCCTGTTAATTAGTACTATGTAAAAACCTTGCAGAAAACAATCACATTTCTCTTCTTCTACTCCTATGTTGCATGATTATCCGTGTTGGCGCCGGTGAGTACCGCCACAACCAAACAAACCGATCTCACACCGCTGAATTGGTGATCGAATTTTGAACCATGGGCTCCAGCGGCTCAATGCTGATTACA
Coding sequences:
- the LOC133920079 gene encoding uncharacterized protein LOC133920079 translates to MSLGGGHDDDCSMSPPRPPSPFHLLEVTVISAQDLHHRRLGRRVRAYAVAWADQAHNKLRTGVDRAGGAVPTWNDRFLFRVNDAFLRSDTAAVTVEVRGARSLGADPVLGFTRIVVSTFVRHTGAVVPTHGRQVAALQLRRPRSLRPQGIVNVAVTLLDATHAARTVPLYDAPDSPDAFAVKDLVMQRPASLCKIAEDKSEPDGEEQKPAFVDHSGRLDPRSAAVEQRKLELTLEKWRADLSPGRREDRRGGARRRGRVSCFRGSGEWDR